The Streptomyces cadmiisoli genome has a segment encoding these proteins:
- a CDS encoding maleylacetate reductase and hydroxyquinol 1,2-dioxygenase domain-containing protein, giving the protein MRTFVHTSHPARVIFGPGTVGELAEEVRRLGGSRVLLLSSPPLAEASARVRHALGDLLAAEFDGAAMHTPTEVTDAALAVLKEAGADCLVSVGGGSTTGLSKALAVRTDLPQVVVPTTYAGSEVTPVLGETRDGHKVTRSSAAILPETVVYDVDFTLSLPLPMSITSGVNAMAHAVEALYSADADPVTDRRALDAISLIARALPRLAADPADREARADLLQAAWLAGTCLATVGMGLHHKLCHSLGGTFGLPHAETHTVILPHAMAYNAPAAPDAMRRIARALDVPDAPSGMYDLIASLGGPTSLRDLGMPESELGRAAGLAVATPYPNPRELTVEGIEALLADAWHGRRPRNPTATETTPARLLEQVVASFAQAPDARVRTLLTGLVRHLHTFVSEQDVTEGEWQYAIDFLTRTGEVCSPTRQEFVLLSDVLGVSSAVDLLTNSRTPDTTPSAVLGPFYVEGPPEAEHGTDISGGLPGTPLWADVRVTDTAGVPVKDAVVDVWQSNEDGFYDVQLPELEGPVLRARLRSDAEGRLTFWSILPSEYPIPEDGPVGQMLAAVGRHPYRAPHLHFMIDAPGHRRLITQLFVAGGSYLDGDTVFGVKDQLIVDFVPQDGPTPDGRGVAGEWRRLDHTFRIAPLTD; this is encoded by the coding sequence ATGCGGACGTTCGTGCACACTTCCCATCCGGCACGGGTGATCTTCGGTCCCGGTACCGTCGGTGAACTCGCCGAGGAGGTACGACGGCTCGGTGGCTCCCGGGTGCTGCTGCTCTCCAGCCCGCCGCTCGCCGAGGCGTCCGCGCGGGTCCGGCACGCTCTGGGCGACCTGCTGGCGGCGGAGTTCGACGGCGCCGCCATGCACACGCCGACCGAGGTGACGGACGCGGCGCTCGCCGTACTGAAGGAGGCGGGCGCCGACTGTCTCGTGTCGGTCGGCGGGGGCTCGACCACGGGCCTGTCCAAGGCACTTGCCGTACGCACGGACCTGCCGCAGGTGGTCGTACCGACCACGTACGCCGGATCCGAGGTGACCCCCGTGCTCGGCGAGACGCGTGACGGTCACAAGGTCACCCGGTCCTCGGCCGCGATCCTGCCCGAGACCGTCGTCTACGACGTCGACTTCACGCTCTCCCTGCCGCTGCCCATGTCGATCACCAGCGGTGTGAACGCCATGGCGCATGCCGTGGAGGCGCTGTACTCCGCGGACGCGGACCCGGTCACCGACCGCCGTGCCCTCGACGCGATCTCGCTCATCGCTCGGGCGCTGCCCCGGCTGGCCGCCGACCCCGCCGACCGGGAGGCGCGGGCCGACCTGCTCCAGGCCGCCTGGCTCGCCGGTACGTGCCTGGCCACGGTGGGCATGGGCCTGCACCACAAGCTCTGCCACAGCCTCGGCGGCACCTTCGGCCTGCCGCACGCCGAGACGCACACCGTGATCCTTCCGCACGCGATGGCCTACAACGCGCCCGCCGCTCCGGACGCCATGCGGCGCATCGCCCGCGCGCTGGACGTGCCCGACGCGCCGAGCGGCATGTACGACCTGATCGCCTCGCTGGGCGGACCGACCTCACTGCGAGACCTGGGGATGCCCGAGTCCGAGCTGGGCCGCGCGGCCGGGCTGGCCGTGGCGACGCCGTACCCGAACCCCCGGGAACTGACGGTCGAGGGCATCGAGGCCCTGCTCGCAGACGCCTGGCACGGCCGCCGTCCCCGGAACCCCACCGCCACCGAGACCACGCCGGCCCGGCTCCTGGAGCAGGTGGTCGCGAGTTTCGCGCAGGCGCCCGACGCCCGTGTCCGCACCCTGCTCACCGGCCTCGTACGGCACCTGCACACCTTCGTGTCCGAGCAGGACGTGACCGAGGGGGAGTGGCAGTACGCGATCGACTTCCTCACCCGGACGGGAGAGGTGTGCAGCCCGACCCGGCAGGAGTTCGTACTCCTCTCCGACGTGCTGGGCGTCTCCAGCGCCGTGGACCTGCTCACCAACTCCCGCACACCGGACACCACACCGTCGGCCGTCCTGGGCCCCTTCTACGTGGAGGGACCGCCGGAGGCCGAGCACGGCACCGACATCTCCGGCGGCCTGCCCGGCACCCCGCTGTGGGCGGACGTGCGCGTGACCGACACGGCCGGTGTGCCGGTGAAGGACGCGGTCGTCGACGTATGGCAGTCCAACGAGGACGGCTTCTACGACGTTCAGCTGCCGGAGCTGGAGGGACCCGTCCTGCGTGCCCGGCTGCGGAGCGACGCCGAGGGGCGGCTCACGTTCTGGTCGATCCTGCCCTCGGAGTACCCCATCCCGGAGGACGGCCCCGTGGGACAGATGCTCGCCGCGGTCGGCCGCCATCCCTACCGGGCACCGCACCTGCACTTCATGATCGACGCGCCCGGCCACCGCCGCCTGATCACGCAGCTGTTCGTGGCCGGCGGTTCGTACCTCGACGGAGACACCGTCTTCGGTGTGAAGGACCAGCTCATCGTCGACTTCGTCCCGCAGGACGGTCCCACCCCGGACGGCCGCGGTGTCGCCGGTGAGTGGCGCCGTCTGGACCACACCTTCCGTATCGCCCCTCTGACCGACTGA